From a single Paenibacillus sp. FSL R5-0345 genomic region:
- a CDS encoding heptaprenyl diphosphate synthase component 1, translated as MNKRIIIMSMASEAEMKPYCIPQLAKPYTDYDMIQKHTELPPFSDGRGHLLYIFLNHASSAKGSAGELYTLVTALVQLGLDTHEVIDRSNDRRGGDPMRSRQLKVLAGDYFSSWFYHLLAKSDQIEMIGILSKAIADFNVLKANLYVKMRGIRLSAEQYLRHMVQLNMRLFLSFTPLIENSVVELWEKLLAEFSQCETVALELSRSDDPANAGNGYCYWKMMETATDEECKQLQDRNLDQKEWKMLKMKYKCDSQLTDKLHQSLQSIQGLLQSVKDESLLRELEIALDRFLLQMKVTGQAAVEG; from the coding sequence GTGAACAAACGAATTATTATTATGTCAATGGCTTCGGAGGCTGAAATGAAACCGTACTGCATACCGCAACTGGCTAAACCCTACACAGACTACGACATGATTCAGAAGCATACGGAATTGCCGCCGTTTTCTGATGGCCGGGGTCATTTGTTATATATTTTTCTAAATCACGCATCTTCTGCAAAAGGGAGTGCCGGAGAGTTGTACACGCTTGTGACAGCGCTTGTTCAACTGGGACTGGACACTCATGAGGTAATTGACCGTTCAAACGATAGACGCGGGGGAGATCCTATGCGTTCCCGTCAATTGAAGGTGCTAGCTGGTGATTACTTCAGTAGCTGGTTTTACCATTTGCTTGCAAAGAGTGATCAGATCGAGATGATTGGAATCTTGAGTAAGGCAATTGCAGATTTCAATGTCTTGAAAGCGAATCTCTACGTGAAAATGAGAGGCATACGCCTTTCGGCTGAACAATACTTGCGGCATATGGTACAGCTGAATATGCGGCTGTTCCTTTCTTTTACTCCTTTGATTGAGAACTCTGTAGTGGAGTTGTGGGAGAAACTGCTGGCAGAATTTAGTCAATGCGAGACCGTTGCTCTTGAGCTTTCCCGTAGTGATGATCCTGCAAATGCAGGGAATGGCTATTGCTATTGGAAGATGATGGAGACTGCAACGGACGAAGAATGCAAGCAGCTTCAAGACCGGAACCTTGATCAGAAGGAATGGAAGATGCTGAAAATGAAATATAAATGTGATTCTCAACTGACAGACAAGCTGCATCAATCGCTTCAGTCTATTCAGGGACTATTGCAAAGTGTTAAAGACGAGAGTTTGCTTAGAGAGCTAGAGATCGCGCTGGATCGTTTTCTTCTGCAGATGAAGGTCACAGGACAAGCAGCCGTGGAGGGTTAA
- the mtrB gene encoding trp RNA-binding attenuation protein MtrB has product MTDKKTNENPLPTGSDYIVVKAKENGVQVIGLTRGTDTRFHHTEKLDKGEVLIAQFTDHTSAMKIRGKAEILTKHGQLESES; this is encoded by the coding sequence ATGACGGATAAAAAGACGAACGAAAATCCGCTTCCGACAGGCAGCGACTATATTGTGGTTAAGGCTAAAGAGAACGGCGTTCAAGTGATTGGTCTAACTAGAGGTACGGATACACGCTTTCATCATACAGAGAAGCTAGACAAGGGTGAGGTGTTGATTGCCCAATTTACCGATCATACCTCAGCTATGAAAATCCGCGGTAAAGCTGAAATTTTAACGAAACATGGACAATTGGAAAGTGAAAGCTGA
- a CDS encoding HU family DNA-binding protein, protein MNKSDLINVVTEATELPKKDATKAVDAVFEAITEALQSGDKVQLVGFGNFEVRERSARKGRNPQTGEEIEIPASKVPAFKPGKALKDGIK, encoded by the coding sequence ATGAATAAATCTGATTTGATCAATGTAGTTACAGAAGCAACTGAACTTCCCAAGAAGGATGCTACTAAAGCTGTAGATGCGGTTTTCGAAGCAATTACAGAAGCACTGCAAAGCGGTGACAAAGTACAACTGGTTGGATTCGGAAACTTTGAAGTGCGCGAACGTTCCGCACGTAAAGGCCGTAACCCACAAACTGGTGAAGAAATCGAAATTCCTGCAAGCAAGGTGCCAGCTTTCAAACCTGGTAAGGCGCTGAAAGACGGAATCAAATAA
- the spoIVA gene encoding stage IV sporulation protein A: MEKVDIFKDIAERTGGDIYLGVVGAVRTGKSTFIKRFMETIVLPNITNEADRVRAVDELPQSAAGKTIMTTEPKFVPNNAVQIKVAEGLEVNVRLVDCVGYAVEGAKGYEDENGPRMISTPWFEEPIPFQEAAEIGTRKVIQEHSTLGVVVTTDGTIAEIPRNSYVDSEERVIAELKEVGKPFVLVINSTRPRSEEAQQLRSELAIKYDIPVMTLSAANMTEEDVTGVLREVLYEFPVHEVNVNLPSWVMVLGENHWLRSSYENSVRDTVKDIRRLRDVDRLVSQFTEYDFIDKAGLSGMNMGQGVAEIDLYAPEELYDQVLMEVVGVEIRGKDHLLQLMQEFSHAKREYDRFSEALEMVKTTGYGIAAPSLAEMALDEPELIRQGSRFGVRLKATAPSIHMIRVDVESEFSPIIGTEKQSEELVRYLMQDFENDPIKIWESDIFGRSLHSIVREGIQGKIAMMPDNARYKLQETLGRIINEGSGGLIAIIL, encoded by the coding sequence TTGGAAAAAGTGGATATTTTCAAGGACATTGCCGAGCGTACCGGCGGAGACATTTATCTTGGCGTCGTCGGCGCGGTTCGCACGGGGAAATCGACATTTATCAAGCGCTTCATGGAAACAATCGTCCTGCCGAACATCACGAATGAGGCAGATCGGGTAAGAGCTGTGGATGAGCTTCCGCAGAGCGCAGCAGGCAAAACAATTATGACCACTGAACCTAAGTTCGTGCCTAACAACGCAGTCCAAATCAAGGTTGCGGAAGGGCTTGAGGTTAATGTTCGACTGGTAGACTGTGTGGGCTACGCTGTAGAAGGCGCTAAGGGTTATGAGGATGAGAATGGACCACGAATGATCTCTACTCCTTGGTTTGAGGAGCCAATTCCTTTCCAGGAAGCGGCAGAGATCGGAACACGTAAGGTCATCCAGGAGCATTCAACGCTTGGTGTTGTAGTAACAACAGATGGTACGATTGCAGAAATTCCGCGGAACTCGTACGTGGACTCTGAAGAGCGTGTCATTGCAGAGCTGAAGGAAGTGGGTAAGCCATTTGTACTGGTCATAAACTCCACTCGGCCACGCAGTGAGGAAGCGCAGCAGCTCCGCAGCGAGCTAGCCATCAAATACGATATCCCTGTTATGACGCTTAGTGCGGCAAACATGACTGAAGAGGATGTAACCGGTGTACTTCGTGAGGTGTTGTACGAATTCCCAGTACATGAAGTGAACGTAAACTTGCCAAGCTGGGTTATGGTGCTTGGAGAGAATCACTGGCTGCGTAGTAGCTATGAGAACTCCGTTCGCGATACGGTAAAAGATATTCGCCGTTTGCGGGATGTTGACCGCCTAGTATCTCAGTTCACTGAGTATGATTTTATCGATAAAGCTGGCCTAAGTGGTATGAACATGGGTCAGGGTGTAGCAGAGATCGATCTGTATGCCCCAGAAGAGCTGTATGACCAAGTTCTGATGGAGGTAGTGGGGGTTGAAATCCGCGGCAAGGATCACTTACTCCAGCTGATGCAGGAATTCTCTCATGCAAAAAGGGAGTACGACCGCTTCTCGGAAGCTTTAGAAATGGTCAAAACTACCGGATATGGTATCGCTGCTCCTTCGTTAGCTGAAATGGCTCTTGATGAACCTGAGCTGATTCGTCAAGGCTCTCGTTTCGGGGTTCGTTTAAAGGCTACTGCACCATCTATTCATATGATTCGTGTTGATGTTGAATCTGAGTTCTCACCAATCATTGGAACAGAGAAGCAGAGCGAAGAGTTGGTTCGTTATCTGATGCAGGATTTCGAGAACGACCCGATCAAGATTTGGGAATCCGATATTTTTGGGCGCTCCTTGCATTCCATTGTAAGGGAAGGTATTCAAGGCAAGATTGCAATGATGCCGGATAATGCGCGCTACAAATTGCAAGAAACGCTTGGTCGGATCATCAATGAGGGCTCAGGCGGACTTATTGCAATTATTCTCTAA
- a CDS encoding DUF3939 domain-containing protein produces MEFIRRKKKLKAGARLCLVVMSITLTLSGCLYPGEEKRASVNYRESVKRIQAAVDDYQQEEGVLPILNADETTPRYEKFRIDLGKLNNKGYLDDIPATAFEQGGSAYFLILNEEIDPVVKVMDLVTVQKVNDVQRQINRYKSAHDGSLPMLDELYPGLYTIDHKKAGTSSISLTSVYSGQVLDFIMDKTGTVYVDYVFDIMAAIDKNGGEHDEKKDLRLDLEEASYYVPVKSLPYLWINNQPIPQPPS; encoded by the coding sequence TTGGAGTTTATACGAAGGAAGAAGAAACTAAAGGCAGGAGCAAGACTTTGTCTAGTAGTAATGTCGATTACTCTTACACTTTCGGGTTGTCTGTATCCTGGAGAAGAGAAACGAGCTAGTGTTAATTATCGAGAAAGTGTTAAGCGGATACAAGCAGCCGTGGATGATTATCAGCAGGAGGAAGGTGTGCTTCCGATTCTTAATGCGGATGAAACTACTCCAAGATATGAGAAGTTCCGTATAGATCTGGGCAAGCTTAACAATAAGGGATATTTGGATGATATTCCTGCAACGGCTTTTGAACAGGGAGGAAGTGCTTATTTTCTAATCTTGAATGAGGAAATTGATCCAGTAGTTAAGGTAATGGACCTTGTTACCGTTCAAAAGGTGAATGATGTGCAGCGACAGATTAATCGTTATAAATCAGCTCATGATGGCTCTCTACCTATGCTTGATGAGCTTTATCCTGGACTGTACACCATTGATCATAAGAAGGCAGGAACGAGCTCCATATCATTAACTAGTGTCTATTCCGGCCAGGTTCTTGATTTCATCATGGATAAGACTGGTACGGTCTACGTAGATTATGTTTTTGATATAATGGCTGCCATCGATAAGAATGGTGGAGAACATGACGAGAAAAAAGATTTGCGACTAGATCTGGAGGAGGCATCCTATTACGTGCCCGTGAAGTCTTTGCCGTATTTATGGATTAACAATCAGCCGATTCCGCAGCCTCCTAGTTAA
- a CDS encoding 2Fe-2S iron-sulfur cluster-binding protein, with translation MKPQNGVTVVFQPEGRKAVVNRGISVLEAARKAGVTITTRCGGKAGCLMCKVNIADEEASAVRPPGDVERRKLGTALEEGMRLACQAAVWGDVTVQVPEDPLKAAVRRKLEAARRGEEDELW, from the coding sequence ATGAAACCGCAAAATGGCGTCACCGTCGTATTTCAACCTGAAGGTCGTAAAGCTGTCGTGAATCGCGGTATCTCCGTACTGGAGGCAGCTCGTAAAGCCGGAGTAACGATAACCACTCGCTGTGGAGGCAAAGCAGGCTGCCTGATGTGCAAAGTTAATATTGCAGATGAAGAGGCCTCAGCGGTTAGACCACCTGGAGATGTTGAACGGCGTAAGCTTGGAACTGCGTTAGAAGAAGGAATGCGTCTGGCCTGTCAGGCTGCCGTATGGGGCGATGTGACCGTTCAGGTACCAGAAGATCCACTTAAGGCTGCTGTGCGCCGTAAGCTTGAAGCAGCGCGGCGTGGGGAAGAAGATGAGCTGTGGTAG
- a CDS encoding DUF2768 family protein: MDPMTKMWLSLIAMLIMGLSVFLITFARSKTKGLLKALLSILAFVIMLVGLLGGVVSIM, translated from the coding sequence TTGGATCCGATGACAAAAATGTGGTTGTCCCTGATTGCAATGCTGATTATGGGACTGTCTGTGTTTCTAATAACGTTTGCTCGGAGCAAAACAAAGGGGCTGCTTAAAGCACTGCTATCTATCCTAGCGTTTGTCATCATGTTAGTTGGCCTCTTGGGCGGAGTTGTTTCGATTATGTAA
- a CDS encoding stage VI sporulation protein F, whose protein sequence is MSRDFSKDALNAINKKAGKNITESAVKKLASTVKPGTTQNEAQLRQLIKQVSSMAKVPVSEATVQEIINAVKKGGAGTGTMESLMKMMLKK, encoded by the coding sequence GTGAGCAGAGATTTTTCCAAGGATGCATTGAACGCCATTAATAAAAAGGCGGGCAAGAACATTACGGAAAGTGCCGTCAAAAAGCTAGCCAGTACGGTCAAACCAGGAACTACGCAGAATGAAGCCCAGCTCCGCCAGTTAATTAAGCAGGTGTCATCGATGGCTAAAGTGCCGGTCAGTGAAGCTACTGTGCAGGAAATTATCAATGCCGTCAAAAAAGGCGGCGCAGGTACCGGCACAATGGAGTCTTTAATGAAAATGATGCTTAAAAAATAG
- a CDS encoding NAD(P)H-dependent glycerol-3-phosphate dehydrogenase has protein sequence MSDKVTVLVAGSWGTALASVLAANHSEVYLWTRNSDQAAEINGSHMNNKYLPGISLPANIIATTDMETAVSGSKAVVIVAPSSGMRQVARSLKPFWKDDMLCVHATKGFETESKKRMSIVIAEELGCNEGQIVVLSGPSHAEEVVRLCPTTVVVASPDDKRTAEAQELFINNDFRVYTNRDQVGVELAGALKNIIALGAGLSDGLGFGDNAKAALLTRGLAEISRVGVELGANPLTFAGLAGIGDLVVTATSQHSRNWRAGFMLGQGKPLDEVLESMGMVVEGIRTTEAAYAISIKLGVQMPITDQIYHVLFKGRSPRSAVEALMGRDRKPELEAISQETWEQWHS, from the coding sequence TTGTCTGATAAAGTAACCGTACTAGTAGCGGGGAGCTGGGGAACTGCGCTGGCAAGTGTGCTGGCTGCTAATCACTCGGAAGTTTATCTGTGGACACGTAACTCTGATCAAGCTGCCGAGATCAATGGCTCTCATATGAATAATAAGTATTTACCGGGGATTTCCCTGCCCGCAAACATCATTGCAACCACTGATATGGAGACCGCAGTTTCCGGTTCTAAAGCGGTTGTTATTGTGGCCCCATCTTCAGGTATGCGGCAGGTTGCTCGCAGTCTGAAGCCGTTCTGGAAGGATGATATGCTATGCGTTCATGCTACGAAGGGCTTTGAGACTGAAAGCAAGAAACGGATGTCCATCGTTATTGCTGAGGAGCTCGGCTGTAACGAAGGGCAGATTGTCGTTCTCTCCGGACCGAGTCATGCAGAGGAAGTAGTGCGACTGTGTCCTACTACGGTTGTTGTGGCTTCACCTGATGATAAGCGTACCGCAGAAGCACAGGAATTGTTCATTAACAATGATTTTCGTGTATATACGAACCGCGATCAGGTAGGGGTAGAGCTTGCTGGTGCACTAAAGAATATTATTGCACTCGGTGCAGGTCTATCCGATGGTCTTGGATTTGGGGATAATGCTAAGGCGGCGCTTCTGACACGTGGACTGGCCGAGATTTCTCGGGTGGGCGTTGAGCTTGGAGCGAATCCTTTGACCTTTGCAGGGCTTGCAGGTATCGGGGATCTTGTAGTGACTGCTACCAGCCAGCACAGCCGTAACTGGCGTGCAGGCTTTATGCTCGGGCAAGGGAAACCGTTGGATGAGGTGCTGGAGTCAATGGGGATGGTTGTCGAAGGTATTCGTACCACAGAGGCAGCTTATGCCATTTCCATCAAGCTAGGTGTCCAAATGCCCATTACAGATCAGATTTATCATGTGCTTTTTAAAGGCAGAAGCCCGCGTAGTGCTGTCGAAGCTCTGATGGGCCGTGATCGTAAACCTGAGCTTGAGGCGATATCTCAGGAAACTTGGGAGCAGTGGCATTCCTGA
- the plsY gene encoding glycerol-3-phosphate 1-O-acyltransferase PlsY, translated as MALELLVIVVSYLLGSVSFSVLFAKLLKGIDIRQYGSGNAGATNTLRVLGKGPAISVLVLDVLKGVAAVWLGTWVGGWGTWVAALCGIAAIVGHNWPLYFRFRGGKGIATTIGVMATLCLWPALLAGVIAIGSIFITRYVSLGSLIFVALTPVFLLLTGFTQPVLWTSIIIAVFAFWRHRTNIVKIVEGRENKIGSKVKGGNRVV; from the coding sequence GTGGCGCTTGAACTTCTGGTTATCGTTGTAAGCTATTTGCTTGGTTCTGTCAGCTTTAGTGTGCTGTTTGCCAAGCTGCTAAAGGGAATTGATATCCGTCAATATGGAAGCGGCAATGCGGGGGCTACCAATACACTACGTGTATTGGGGAAAGGTCCTGCGATATCTGTGCTAGTGCTGGATGTACTAAAGGGTGTTGCCGCAGTTTGGTTAGGAACTTGGGTAGGTGGCTGGGGAACCTGGGTTGCTGCTCTTTGCGGAATCGCTGCCATTGTTGGACATAACTGGCCGCTTTACTTTCGTTTCCGTGGGGGGAAGGGCATCGCTACTACGATTGGCGTTATGGCTACATTGTGTTTATGGCCAGCGCTGCTCGCCGGTGTCATCGCCATAGGATCTATCTTTATCACTCGTTACGTATCACTTGGCTCGTTAATTTTTGTCGCGCTGACACCGGTCTTTCTATTGCTGACAGGATTTACCCAGCCAGTGCTCTGGACCAGTATTATTATCGCGGTTTTTGCCTTCTGGCGGCACCGGACGAATATTGTTAAGATTGTGGAGGGCCGTGAGAATAAGATAGGCTCAAAAGTAAAAGGAGGGAATCGTGTTGTCTGA
- the der gene encoding ribosome biogenesis GTPase Der, which translates to MARPVVAIVGRPNVGKSTIFNRLIGDRMAIVEDKPGITRDRIYGISDWNGKSFSVIDTGGIEIDGDDTILKSIRVQAELAIEEADVIVFMCEAKSGVTNSDEEVAQILFRSGKPIVLAINKVDNMKRADDIYEFYSLGFGDPIGISGSHGTGLGDLLDAVVERLPEKIDDEYDDDVIRVALIGRPNVGKSSLVNAILGEERVIVSDIAGTTRDAIDTPFERDGQRYVLIDTAGMRKKGKVYENIEKYSVMRAMRAIERADVVLVVINGEEGIIDQDKHIAGYAHEAGKASIFVVNKWDAIEKDDKTMQNFETKIRDHFLFMSYAPVVFLSALTKQRLQKLLPVVQHVSQQHALRITTHLVNDVVSDAIAINPPPTDKGRRLRINYVTQVAVKPPTIVVFVNDPSLMHFSYERYLENKIRAAFNFEGTPIRLFTRRKSENEG; encoded by the coding sequence ATGGCAAGACCCGTTGTGGCAATCGTTGGGAGGCCTAACGTCGGGAAATCGACGATTTTTAATCGGCTGATTGGCGATAGAATGGCCATTGTAGAAGATAAACCGGGGATTACACGTGACCGGATTTATGGTATTTCAGATTGGAACGGTAAGTCGTTCAGTGTGATTGATACCGGTGGTATTGAAATTGATGGAGATGACACGATTCTAAAATCAATCCGCGTACAAGCGGAGCTGGCGATTGAAGAAGCGGATGTTATTGTATTTATGTGTGAGGCGAAGAGCGGTGTGACGAATTCAGATGAAGAGGTAGCTCAGATTCTGTTCCGTTCAGGTAAACCAATCGTTCTTGCCATCAATAAAGTGGACAATATGAAGCGTGCAGATGATATTTATGAGTTCTATAGCCTAGGCTTTGGAGATCCGATCGGGATTTCCGGTAGTCATGGTACAGGACTCGGTGATTTGTTGGACGCTGTAGTAGAACGTCTGCCAGAAAAAATAGATGATGAATACGATGATGATGTCATTCGTGTTGCATTGATTGGCCGTCCGAATGTAGGTAAATCATCTTTGGTTAATGCGATTCTGGGTGAAGAACGCGTTATCGTTAGTGATATTGCAGGCACTACTCGAGATGCTATTGATACACCATTTGAACGTGATGGACAACGTTATGTACTTATCGATACTGCGGGTATGCGCAAAAAAGGTAAAGTATATGAGAACATTGAGAAATACAGTGTTATGCGTGCTATGCGTGCCATTGAACGGGCTGATGTGGTCCTCGTTGTTATTAACGGTGAAGAGGGTATCATCGATCAGGACAAGCATATTGCTGGTTATGCACATGAAGCAGGTAAGGCATCAATTTTTGTTGTGAACAAATGGGATGCTATTGAGAAAGACGACAAGACTATGCAAAACTTCGAGACTAAGATTCGTGACCATTTCTTGTTTATGAGTTATGCACCGGTTGTCTTCTTGTCGGCTTTGACTAAACAACGCCTGCAAAAACTGCTACCTGTGGTGCAGCATGTATCACAACAGCATGCACTACGTATTACTACGCATCTGGTGAACGATGTTGTATCGGATGCCATTGCGATTAATCCTCCTCCAACTGACAAAGGCCGTCGCTTGCGTATTAACTACGTAACGCAGGTTGCGGTGAAGCCACCGACGATCGTGGTGTTCGTGAATGACCCATCGCTGATGCACTTCTCCTATGAACGTTACTTGGAGAATAAAATCCGTGCGGCGTTTAATTTCGAGGGAACGCCAATCCGTCTCTTTACACGGCGCAAATCCGAAAACGAAGGTTAG
- the rpsA gene encoding 30S ribosomal protein S1 — protein MSEEIKNQETTESNETVEAVESAVTENNGAVEEVAAVNEEEVTNQADLEIISLKKGDTVKGTIVKIEDNQAYVSIGYKYDGVIPIRELSAVQLDNAAAAVEVGQEVECKVVSINDNKESLVLSKRAVDSEKSWEDLEKYFASQEAFEVTVADVVKGGLVADVGARGFIPASMVERHFVEDFSDYKGRTLRVKVKELDRENSKVILSAKEVLEEEFEANKLKIMAELSEGQIIEGTVQRLTQFGAFVDVGGVDGLVHVSEIAWNHVEKPSDVVSEGDKVRVKVLKVDPEKGKISLSIKTAAPGPWDSAAGEINIGDVVTGVVKRLVNFGAFVELLPGVEGLVHISQISHKHIATPHEVLKEGQEVQVKVLDFNPSEKRVSLSIKETEEAPAPTARPERSNSRDRAPKEVLNNPNVSLSNEGLSFTLAERFGDKLDKFKGNN, from the coding sequence ATGTCTGAAGAAATTAAAAATCAGGAAACTACGGAGAGTAATGAAACCGTAGAAGCGGTGGAATCCGCTGTGACAGAAAATAACGGAGCTGTAGAAGAAGTTGCTGCCGTTAACGAAGAAGAAGTGACTAACCAAGCTGACTTGGAAATCATTTCTTTGAAAAAAGGCGATACCGTGAAAGGAACAATCGTCAAAATCGAAGATAACCAAGCTTATGTAAGCATTGGATATAAATACGACGGCGTGATTCCGATTCGCGAATTGTCCGCAGTACAACTGGACAACGCTGCAGCAGCAGTAGAAGTTGGACAGGAAGTAGAATGTAAAGTTGTTAGCATCAACGACAACAAAGAAAGCCTTGTTCTTTCCAAACGTGCTGTTGATAGCGAAAAATCATGGGAAGATCTTGAGAAATACTTTGCTTCCCAAGAAGCTTTCGAAGTTACTGTAGCTGACGTTGTTAAAGGCGGTCTAGTTGCTGATGTTGGAGCACGTGGATTTATCCCTGCTTCTATGGTTGAGCGTCATTTCGTTGAAGATTTCAGTGATTACAAAGGCCGTACCCTGCGCGTTAAAGTGAAAGAACTTGACCGTGAGAACAGCAAAGTAATCCTGTCCGCTAAAGAAGTCCTTGAAGAAGAGTTCGAAGCCAACAAGCTCAAAATTATGGCTGAACTGTCTGAAGGTCAAATCATTGAAGGTACTGTACAACGTCTAACTCAATTCGGCGCATTTGTTGATGTTGGTGGAGTTGATGGTCTTGTACACGTATCCGAAATCGCTTGGAATCACGTAGAGAAACCTTCTGATGTAGTTTCCGAAGGTGATAAAGTACGTGTTAAAGTACTTAAGGTTGATCCTGAAAAAGGAAAAATCAGCTTGAGTATCAAAACTGCTGCTCCAGGTCCTTGGGACTCTGCTGCTGGCGAAATTAACATCGGTGATGTTGTAACAGGCGTTGTAAAACGTCTTGTGAACTTCGGAGCATTCGTTGAATTGCTTCCAGGGGTGGAAGGTCTTGTGCACATTTCGCAAATCTCCCACAAACACATTGCTACTCCACACGAAGTATTGAAAGAAGGACAAGAAGTTCAAGTGAAAGTACTCGACTTCAACCCATCCGAGAAACGTGTTAGCCTAAGCATCAAAGAAACAGAAGAAGCTCCAGCACCTACTGCTAGACCTGAACGCAGCAACAGCAGAGACAGAGCTCCTAAAGAAGTATTGAACAACCCTAACGTTTCTCTAAGCAACGAAGGCCTTAGCTTTACGCTTGCTGAACGTTTTGGTGACAAGTTGGACAAATTCAAAGGTAATAACTAA
- a CDS encoding lysophospholipid acyltransferase family protein, with protein sequence MIYVFCRGLLRLIYAIVFPLKIVGEENVPKEGGVLLCANHISLLDPMTIGIKLDRQVKYMAKAELFEVPVLGWLINKLGAFPVKRGGVSKESIKTALNTLRSGNVMGIFPEGTRNSDAGVAKKGAASFALRSGAAVVPAAIVGEYKPFRRMVVVYGAPIDLSQFAGAGSESLEAVTDVIMERINEMKKSGIPTVS encoded by the coding sequence ATGATTTATGTATTTTGCCGAGGATTGCTTCGCTTGATTTACGCAATTGTTTTCCCGCTTAAGATTGTGGGGGAAGAGAATGTGCCAAAGGAGGGCGGGGTGCTGCTCTGTGCCAACCATATTAGTTTGCTAGATCCGATGACTATTGGGATTAAGCTAGACCGTCAGGTAAAGTATATGGCTAAGGCAGAACTGTTTGAGGTTCCTGTGCTTGGCTGGCTCATTAACAAATTGGGCGCTTTTCCGGTCAAACGTGGTGGCGTAAGCAAAGAATCCATTAAAACGGCCCTTAACACACTTCGTAGTGGTAATGTCATGGGTATCTTCCCGGAGGGTACGCGTAACTCTGACGCCGGAGTTGCCAAGAAAGGGGCTGCAAGCTTCGCACTTCGAAGCGGTGCTGCAGTTGTTCCAGCTGCTATTGTCGGTGAGTACAAACCCTTTCGACGGATGGTTGTTGTCTATGGGGCTCCTATAGATCTCAGTCAATTTGCCGGTGCAGGAAGTGAATCTCTCGAGGCTGTTACCGATGTCATTATGGAACGCATCAACGAGATGAAGAAGTCGGGTATACCAACTGTTAGTTAA
- the cmk gene encoding (d)CMP kinase, whose translation MDRQGTHTYDRINVAIDGPAGAGKSTVARLVAQKLSYIYVDTGAMYRAITWYMIREGIEPEDQNQVNQKVRDMVIELIPEKDIQKVLINGEDVTPHIRSLQVSGLVSQYSKIEGVRSRLSHLQRQMALRKGVVMDGRDIGTTVLPDAEVKIFMTASVEERALRRYKELRDAESVTLQQLEHDIAQRDRLDEGREISPLRRAEDAILLDTTYMDINQVVEAIVSHCRSHVDGERNHL comes from the coding sequence TTGGATAGGCAGGGTACACATACTTACGACAGAATTAACGTCGCCATCGACGGACCTGCCGGGGCAGGCAAGAGTACTGTAGCCCGATTGGTAGCCCAGAAGCTGTCTTATATTTATGTCGACACAGGCGCAATGTACCGGGCAATCACCTGGTATATGATCCGTGAAGGCATAGAGCCGGAAGATCAGAATCAAGTGAACCAGAAGGTTCGCGACATGGTTATTGAGCTTATACCGGAAAAAGACATCCAAAAGGTGCTGATTAATGGGGAAGACGTAACGCCGCATATTCGGAGTCTTCAGGTTAGCGGCCTTGTGTCGCAGTATTCGAAGATCGAAGGTGTAAGGTCCAGACTCAGTCATTTGCAGCGTCAGATGGCGCTTCGCAAAGGCGTTGTAATGGATGGCCGCGATATCGGTACAACCGTGCTGCCCGATGCCGAAGTAAAGATTTTTATGACGGCAAGTGTGGAAGAAAGAGCTCTCCGTCGTTATAAGGAATTGAGAGACGCGGAATCGGTGACACTTCAGCAGCTTGAACATGATATTGCACAGCGAGATCGTCTGGATGAAGGACGGGAGATTTCACCGCTGCGCCGTGCGGAAGATGCAATTCTTCTGGACACGACCTATATGGATATCAATCAAGTCGTTGAGGCCATTGTATCCCATTGCAGATCTCATGTTGACGGGGAGAGAAATCATTTATGA